One genomic window of Mus musculus strain C57BL/6J chromosome 4, GRCm38.p6 C57BL/6J includes the following:
- the Actl7a gene encoding actin-like protein 7A codes for MSLDGVWAPQTANIGDGPAKKASDQASMQTQVLQTASLKDGPAKRAVWVRRDNAETEDPVKSTMSKDRPRLEVTKAVVVDLGTGFCKCGFAGLPKPTHKISTTVGKPYMETAKTGDNRKETFVGHELFNPDIHLKLVNPLRHGIIVDWDTVQDIWEYLFRQEMKIAPEEHAVLVSDPPLSPHTNREKYAEMLFETFNTPAMHIAYQSRLSMYSYGRTSGLVVEVGHGVSYVVPIYEGYPLPSITGRLDYAGSDLTTYLMNLMNNSGKHFSEDHLGIVEDIKTRCCFVALDPIEEKKIPAPEHEIHYTLPDGKEIRLGQERFLCSEMFFKPSLIKSMQLGLHTQTVSCLNKCDIALKRDLMGNILLCGGSTMLRGFPNRLQKELSSMCPNDTPQVNVLPERDTAVWTGGSILASLQGFQPLWVHRLEYEEHGPFFLYRRCF; via the coding sequence ATGTCTCTGGATGGTGTGTGGGCTCCACAGACAGCAAACATTGGGGACGGACCTGCCAAGAAAGCTAGTGACCAGGCCTCCATGCAGACACAGGTCCTCCAAACCGCCTCCCTAAAAGATGGCCCAGCAAAAAGGGCGGTATGGGTCCGTCGGGACAATGCTGAGACAGAAGACCCTGTTAAGTCAACTATGTCCAAGGATAGGCCAAGACTAGAGGTAACCAAAGCAGTGGTTGTGGACCTGGGCACTGGCTTCTGTAAATGTGGCTTTGCTGGCCTGCCAAAGCCCACTCATAAGATCTCAACAACAGTGGGCAAGCCCTACATGGAGACGGCCAAGACGGGGGATAATCGCAAAGAGACCTTTGTGGGGCACGAGCTCTTTAACCCAGATATACATCTCAAGCTGGTCAACCCCCTGCGCCATGGCATCATTGTGGACTGGGACACAGTACAGGACATCTGGGAATACCTCTTCCGACAGGAGATGAAGATCGCCCCAGAGGAACACGCGGTCCTGGTTTCAGACCCACCCCTGAGTCCTCATACCAACAGAGAGAAGTACGCCGAGATGCTGTTTGAGACCTTCAACACACCTGCAATGCACATCGCCTACCAATCCCGCCTGTCCATGTACTCCTACGGACGCACCTCTGGCCTGGTGGTGGAGGTTGGACATGGTGTGTCCTATGTGGTCCCCATCTATGAGGGTTATCCTTTGCCCAGCATCACGGGGAGGCTAGACTACGCAGGTTCTGACCTAACGACCTACCTGATGAACCTGATGAACAACTCTGGAAAACACTTCTCTGAGGACCATCTCGGTATTGTGGAGGACATCAAGACGAGGTGCTGCTTCGTGGCCCTGGACCCCATTGAAGAGAAGAAAATCCCTGCCCCTGAACATGAGATCCATTATACCCTGCCTGATGGGAAAGAGATCCGTCTGGGTCAGGAGAGGTTCCTCTGCTCGGAGATGTTCTTCAAGCCATCTCTAATCAAGTCCATGCAGCTGGGCCTCCACACCCAGACAGTGTCCTGCCTTAACAAATGTGACATAGCACTCAAACGAGACCTCATGGGGAACATCCTGCTCTGTGGGGGCAGCACTATGCTCAGGGGTTTCCCTAACCgtctgcagaaggagctgagcagCATGTGCCCCAACGACACCCCCCAGGTCAATGTGCTgcccgagagagacactgcagtCTGGACTGGTGGGTCTATCCTGGCCTCACTCCAGGGCTTTCAACCACTGTGGGTCCATCGCCTGGAGTACGAGGAACATGGGCCTTTCTTCCTCTACAGAAGGTGCTTCTGA